In one Alphaproteobacteria bacterium genomic region, the following are encoded:
- a CDS encoding DUF2325 domain-containing protein: MCEKCEPTSLTCGLDRRRRLWEIDSNWHCSIVGTCLTLGDLRRVARKLGYKPPTDPYYDVDSYLHGYFVKLCGKPTIAAKMLEKVLNRRHAGAIRKLQKVRTVSDLCDAWTAAFSIGDVPGPYWAMLSHPLIDLRLGSKIYNDVHMLSHLVGASNRADLANLRRLESDLAAAQELAEHTRARSVAKIREKDARIEELESQVASLSGRLETARKESRKVPPCAMERGNAGGIVAHLEAQLARLSEENATLRQENAGFRALVPTLREEIQALEHAMGDDAATDDPTGRCANFSCDLKDRCLLYVGGRTRHVGQMRNLVADWNGVLLHHDGGLEQSLEELSGAILKADAVFFPTDCVSHKAMYRLKSVCQQTRKPFVPLRTSSLSSFLAGLEKTIKDGGTSLSARDATPEEARTYR; encoded by the coding sequence ATGTGCGAGAAGTGCGAACCGACTAGTCTGACCTGCGGCCTGGACCGGCGCCGCCGCCTTTGGGAAATCGATTCCAATTGGCATTGTTCGATCGTGGGCACCTGCCTGACCCTGGGGGACCTGCGCCGCGTCGCCCGGAAGCTGGGCTACAAGCCGCCCACGGATCCCTATTACGACGTCGACAGCTACCTCCACGGCTATTTCGTGAAACTGTGCGGCAAGCCGACGATCGCCGCGAAAATGCTGGAGAAGGTGCTGAACCGTCGCCATGCCGGTGCGATTCGCAAGCTCCAGAAGGTACGGACGGTTTCCGATCTGTGTGATGCCTGGACCGCAGCCTTCAGCATCGGCGATGTGCCCGGCCCATACTGGGCGATGCTCAGCCATCCGCTAATCGATCTGCGGCTGGGCAGCAAGATCTACAACGACGTCCACATGCTGTCCCATTTGGTCGGGGCATCCAACCGCGCCGATCTGGCCAATCTGCGGCGTCTGGAAAGCGATCTGGCGGCCGCCCAGGAACTGGCCGAGCACACCCGCGCCAGGTCCGTCGCAAAGATCCGGGAAAAGGATGCCCGGATCGAGGAGCTGGAAAGTCAGGTCGCCAGCCTGTCGGGGCGGCTGGAAACGGCGCGAAAGGAAAGCCGCAAGGTACCGCCCTGCGCCATGGAGCGCGGTAATGCCGGCGGCATCGTCGCCCACCTGGAAGCGCAACTCGCCCGCCTGAGCGAAGAGAATGCGACGCTGCGCCAGGAGAATGCCGGATTCCGCGCCCTCGTGCCAACCTTGCGAGAGGAAATTCAGGCGCTGGAGCACGCCATGGGCGATGATGCGGCAACGGATGATCCGACAGGCCGCTGCGCCAATTTCAGCTGCGACCTGAAGGACCGTTGCCTGCTGTATGTCGGCGGACGCACGCGCCATGTCGGGCAGATGCGCAACCTGGTGGCCGACTGGAACGGCGTGTTACTGCATCACGACGGCGGGCTGGAACAATCGCTTGAGGAACTCTCCGGCGCGATCCTGAAGGCGGATGCGGTGTTCTTTCCCACGGATTGCGTCAGCCACAAGGCCATGTACCGGCTGAAATCGGTATGCCAGCAGACCCGAAAGCCCTTCGTACCGCTGCGTACATCCAGCCTGTCTTCCTTCCTGGCCGGGTTGGAAAAAACCATCAAGGACGGCGGAACTTCGCTTTCCGCCCGTGACGCCACACCCGAGGAAGCGAGGACATACCGTTGA